The Raphanus sativus cultivar WK10039 chromosome 2, ASM80110v3, whole genome shotgun sequence DNA segment acaattgagagagagagagagatgaaggtTGCAGCTCGATCAAAGGGCTTCTTTAGTTCGGAGGTCTTTCGATTACTTGTCTTCGTTGTCATTGACATCCCTAGTCAACATCCATCACATCGTTCCTGTTTAGGTCAATGCCACGATCCACATTGCTAGTGTTAACATTCATCGTAACGTTCCCGTTTAGGTCAATGCCACGATCCACATTGCTAGTGTTAACATTCATCGTAACGTTCCTGTTTAGGTCAATGCCACGATCCACATTGTTATTGTTAACATCCATCGCATTGCTCCTCTCTAGGTCAATGCCAAGATCCACGCCGTTATTGTCAACATCCATCGTATCAGTTCTGTTTAGGTCAATACCATAATCTTCACTGTTACTGTTGTTGGTGTTGCCTGAGGGATCATCTTCGCTATCCTCGATTATGAGATTGCACTTGTTGATGGTGACAGCGTCGAGAAGGCCATATTCCCACAGTTTGATCATAAACATTCTCCAGCATCTGAatgtttttgaaacacaaaagtTGTTATtgtcttcaatttttttatttgaacgtCTGTATATATATAGGAGCGGAAATTTACGAGTGGAGTGGTTTGGATTCGGTAAACTCTTTCTTGTGAAACTTTGAAAACGCTTCACATGCCCAAGGAACTTGACCATCCGTGATAACCCTGAAAACAAAATCATTAAGAAACATGCATGGAATCTAGGACACATATTCTGGTGGACTAATCTATTCAAGATTATGTGGATATATTAGATCAGTTAATTCTTGAGATAGCATGAATCTCACATTAAACATACGCCTATATATgactgtgtgtgtgtgtgcactGAAATGTGTAAGAAAAGTATATTACCTTTGCTTTCTTACAAATGAGTTCCAAAGACGCATGAAGTTCTTTCCAGTCGGGCTCACATCCTCAAAATTATCAATCCTCTGCAGCattttttgaagttttcaaaAGCCATTAGCACATTACGTTGTATACCATAATCTTTTTCGTTATTTATTTAATGAGTGCGGAAAGAAATCATGGAATACATGACGATCTGCTAAGTCTGCATCTTCATCATCGACTTCATCTTCGCTGTCTCGATCAGACATTACTTCCTCAAGTGTCATTGGCTTTGTCACAGAAACATGCAGTTTTTGGTTAGTAAACAATAGAATATAGACCACACGGGGATACAAACAGAAGCATATGTAAAATAATTGAGCAAGAACAATCAAACTAGAATATTGTGAACTGGGACCAACTATATATACTTTGATAAGATATCATAACGTGCAATTCAAAGAACATGCAAAAGAAGTCGGTAATGGAACTAATTGATTCACCTGAAGTGTTCGAGAATGATAGAACTGGCGTGTCTGGAGAAGTGAGATGCTGGAAGAAAATTTCTCAGTCAATACGACAGTACAATAAACACTTATTCATAATAGCAAGAACAATTAGGAACAACATGGAATGGTAAACAAACCTTCTTGTCTTAGCAGCAGGGCCCTCAGATTCGCTAGCCCCAGAGCCAGAAGATTGACCTATCTCTGGTACATTCATCATTGCCTCAGGATTTCCTAAACATTTTTGTACATCAGTTACGTACGGACTGTTAAATCAAGACACTGTATCAAGCGCAAAGCCAAAAAGGAATACCACCAGGACGAGAAGAGATATTACTATTGTTCAGCAAGGAGGTTCCAGTTTCTGTGTCATCGGCTAAAAAGGGAGGATCCAATGGTAAAATGGTTACATTAAGCCGCTTGGGGATATTTCTACCACCTATTTGTCTACGCTTGAAAGTGTTTGAGCTGCAAAACATTATGGTTAGGTTTATAAAGATGTACTGACAATATTAAAGGAAggagttttagcaaaaaaaaaaatattaaaggaaGGAGTTGCTGCTGTTAATTAAGAGCTTCTGAAAGATACCAAAAGGAGAGAGGCTCAAATTTTTCTCGATTGTTTTCTCGGTCCTGGTGTAAAAAAGATGCAATATCAACTTATATTTTCAGCAGTTGTAACTTGTAAGGTTTTCCCAAGTTACCAAGTTTATAGAAAATGACCTCGGTTTCGAAAGCATCAAGTCTTGCAGTGACATCAACTGTCTGGTTTTCTTCTGAAGTCTACAATAGGAAAGACCCTCTTTAACTATAATTTCATACATAAAAAGAGACATAGCAAAACAAGAGAGTTCCATTTGAACCACATACCATGAACTCAAATTCAAGTATTTTATGAAATGAATTCAAGTGAAGTTGCAGCCCCTGCACACATACACAAGAACAATAGATTATAAACTCCATCTGGAACACGTTTTCTCAGTTAAACAAGAACACAACATATGCAACCGCATGCAACTGCAAACTAGCATAACATGAAACGGCATGTATTATTTAGGCCTCGGTAGAAATAATTGCCCACCTTGAAGCTACCACATTGCATATAGCAAAAGGGACAAGAGCAGTTCTTCGTAACTGCACcacaatatatacataaaaataaaataaaactagagaAACATAAAGAGAGAGTTACATGGAATTACAGAAAGAACAGAAACTAACTCACCTTGAGTTTTCTTCACTGTATTATCCAAGTCCTTAAAGTTGAAAACTACCATCCCAGCAGATGCGGacctaaccaaaaaaaaaagacacaaaaATTTACGTGCGTACCATGAAACATAAAAGACGTATTGAAGACAACAAGAAGTCTAATACCTTGTTTCGCAATTTTGTTGATATTTGTAGTTCAAGTTTCTCCGAAGAAACCATGGCTGCATAACACACAGTTAATAAAACATTAGACGCAAAACAACACATTTTCGCCATGAGAAAGACTAGAGATCAGCTTAATGCAAAACCCAAACTACAGTCTACACATGAGATGATAGAGAACATTTTGAAATTTGTTAACAAAATGGATTCAGAGAAAGGAAAGCAATTCATTACTTTGCATGGAAAGTGACGTAGAAGCATGTCGTATAGACTAACAGGTTTCAAATACATCCAGTTCTCGTCATCACGTGATGAATAAGCTCGGCTGTCTTTTTCCTGACTCATTTTTGAATGAAGTTTCTGCAATAGAAAAACCAACAACAAACGGCGTTCAATATAAGAAGGCAATCTTCGAATCAAAGACTGAGACAATGAGAAATCAAGATCTAAGAGATAAAAGTTCAAATATAAAAGATATCATCAACATTTTGGACAATAggagagaaagctagagaaaTATGAGAAGCTGCAGAGAGAAAGTAAAGACCTGATCGGAGAGAGTAGGATGTGttcgaagaagaagagaggtaGAGAGAGATTATATGATGAGGATGAGAATGAACTTAAAGACATGACTACGCCAAATTCAATGTTTCTTTTTGGTCTTTCTTCTCTGAGATTCTTTCCATTTGACTTTGTATTTTACtgtattttgtttcctttacaTGAACGCACCTTATAATTAACTAGTCCACTGTATTATGATAGTAATAAAAAGCTTATTTTCCTATATACTACAGATTTTATACCTATTATATTATGAtagtaataatataaaaacaaactattttcatataaagtacaaatattttagaacatgtatactatttattataagtaataaaagaaaaaatctgaatttcctatataatttaaattatattttcctatttatatacttttataattattattatattatactaGAAAGCTGAACATAATTATCTTTTCGTGGTTTAGCAATAATCATGACTTAATACGATTAGGAAACAAATGCAAGTCGGAAAAAATCAATGACGGAAATCAACCCTTATCATTGTTTCTCTAGAAATATACTTGTTATGAATAAATATGACTTCTCCTTGCAATTTCACATATAATCCCAGCAGTCACATATCCCCTTATCTTAAATATGACTTACATATAATCCCAGCAGTCACATAATCCCAGCAGTCACATAACcaatattataacattataacaTTTAAGTATTGATACTTATCATCACTAGAATAGCGCATGACGCGGATTATTACCTAGTGTTCAATGAAAAATCACATATATTCAATGAAAGTTGCGTATGTTCACATATGTTCAACGAAGAATTATGTGTATGTTCGTTTATAGagttatttatataactattggTTAATCAAAACAATTGGTATGCTGCCTAAGATGGGTGCAATCCGACCATAAGCTAATAACAAACCAGTTCGATATCTTGATGCAAGGGAGATCAAAGTTGTATCATATCAACTGTGAGATTGGAGATAACAAAAATGCAGACAAatatttctacaaaaaaaatgatgaagttGATAAAATAGCTATGAGGGTAAAATCCATAAATCTCACTAATTTGACAATGATGGTGTGTGTATGAGGAATTAAGAGGTCTCTCACGACATATTCGGTCTCTTTTACTCTGATACCATTTTAATAGATCTAAATTCAGAAGCGTGTAAACCGAACACATTGTTAGCATAGTTTTGTGATGAATATTAATTATTGCTATTAGGAGAAAAAATGTAAGAGTCGAGGAGGAAATCCCATATGGAAATCAACCGCTTCTCGCTGCCGCGGACAGTATACGGCTAGGGATAATGCCACCACCGAGGTCTAGTTCGCTACTGCCACCTACTACTACTGAGGTCTAATTCCCACTTTCTCTGACTGATAACATTGATATTCCAAGCGAGAACAGAGTCATCCCCCTTTCCGGTGGAGGAAAGCCAACAAGAAGATCCAAAAGAAGAGTAAacatagataaaaatagaactaaCCAAATGTAATTGACCAAAGAAATCTGTGGAAATAAGATGAAACCAAAAAGAATTTATGTGATTATATGACTATGGTGACTTTATACCCCTACAAAACGTAGTTATACTTCATCAATATTGAATtctataaaacaaaaagatttataaatgaTCATCATCGTTTCTTACTTTGTTAAGAACTTCTCATTAATAAAAGATTCATTCAGAATAAATTCTGCAaa contains these protein-coding regions:
- the LOC108839402 gene encoding polycomb group protein VERNALIZATION 2-like, with amino-acid sequence MDSSLQDLQFDLDFSLSQSLIRRLPSYIERRLLLVFLLQKLHSKMSQEKDSRAYSSRDDENWMYLKPVSLYDMLLRHFPCKPWFLRRNLNYKYQQNCETRSASAGMVVFNFKDLDNTVKKTQVTKNCSCPFCYMQCGSFKGLQLHLNSFHKILEFEFMTSEENQTVDVTARLDAFETEDRENNREKFEPLSFCSNTFKRRQIGGRNIPKRLNVTILPLDPPFLADDTETGTSLLNNRNPEAMMNVPEIGQSSGSGASESEGPAAKTRRFKFSSSISLLQTRQFYHSRTLQRIDNFEDVSPTGKNFMRLWNSFVRKQRVITDGQVPWACEAFSKFHKKEFTESKPLHSCWRMFMIKLWEYGLLDAVTINKCNLIIEDSEDDPSGNTNNSNSEDYGIDLNRTDTMDVDNNGVDLGIDLERSNAMDVNNNNVDRGIDLNRNVTMNVNTSNVDRGIDLNGNVTMNVNTSNVDRGIDLNRNDVMDVD